A stretch of Lathyrus oleraceus cultivar Zhongwan6 chromosome 6, CAAS_Psat_ZW6_1.0, whole genome shotgun sequence DNA encodes these proteins:
- the LOC127097479 gene encoding heat shock 70 kDa protein 8 encodes MKRPIRNVVLTVPVSFSRFQLTRLERACAMAGLHILRLMPEPTAVAMLYGQQQLKASQESMGSGSEKIALIFNMGAGFCDVAVTATDGGVSQIKALAGSTVGGEDLLQNMMRHLLPDSENIFKSHAVKQIESMALLRVAAQDAIHQLSSQISVQVDVDLGDGLKVYKVVDRAEFEEVNKEVFEKCESLIIQCLHDAKVEAGDVNDAIIVGGCSYIPKVKNLVTNICKVSEVYKDINPFEGAVCGAAMEGAVASGITDPFGNLDLLMIQATPLAIGIRADGNEFIPVIPKNTRLPARKDLVFTTIRDNQSEALILVHEGEGNQAAEENHLLGYLKIIGIPAAPKGVPDISVCMDVDTANVLTVLAGVVMPGSRAPAVPFMQVRMPMVDDAQGWCAEAINKTYGASMDLVTLKKA; translated from the coding sequence ATGAAACGACCGATAAGAAATGTAGTGCTTACCGTTCCAGTTTCGTTCAGTCGTTTCCAGCTGACCCGCCTAGAGCGTGCTTGTGCGATGGCTGGTCTTCATATTCTCAGGTTAATGCCTGAACCAACAGCAGTGGCAATGTTATATGGACAGCAGCAACTGAAAGCTTCTCAGGAATCTATGGGCAGTGGAAGTGAGAAAATTGCTCTCATTTTTAATATGGGTGCTGGTTTTTGCGACGTTGCTGTGACTGCTACCGACGGAGGAGTATCCCAGATAAAAGCCTTGGCAGGAAGTACTGTTGGCGGAGAAGACTTGCTTCAGAATATGATGCGGCATCTGTTACCGGattctgaaaatattttcaaGAGTCATGCGGTCAAACAAATCGAGTCAATGGCATTGCTTCGAGTTGCAGCCCAGGATGCAATTCACCAGCTTTCGTCTCAAATCAGTGTTCAGGTCGATGTAGACTTGGGAGATGGTTTGAAGGTATACAAGGTTGTTGACAGGGCGGAGTTTGAGGAGGTGAACAAAGAGGTGTTTGAAAAATGCGAAAGCCTTATCATCCAGTGTTTACATGATGCAAAGGTAGAAGCCGGGGATGTAAATGATGCTATAATTGTTGGTGGATGTTCTTATATCCCAAAAGTGAAGAATCTTGTTACTAACATATGCAAAGTATCAGAAGTTTATAAAGATATAAATCCTTTCGAAGGTGCCGTTTGCGGTGCAGCAATGGAAGGAGCTGTCGCCTCAGGTATCACTGACCCCTTTGGAAACTTGGATTTGTTAATGATTCAAGCCACACCTCTTGCCATTGGAATTCGAGCGGATGGAAACGAGTTTATACCTGTAATTCCAAAGAACACCAGATTGCCAGCGCGTAAGGATCTAGTTTTCACAACTATTCGCGACAATCAGTCCGAGGCATTGATTCTTGTCCACGAAGGCGAAGGAAATCAGGCAGCAGAAGAAAATCATTTGTTGGGATATTTAAAGATAATCGGAATACCTGCAGCACCAAAAGGAGTTCCTGATATCAGTGTGTGCATGGATGTAGATACTGCAAACGTGCTGACAGTTTTAGCCGGTGTTGTGATGCCTGGATCTCGGGCGCCTGCAGTTCCTTTTATGCAAGTGAGGATGCCGATGGTTGATGATGCGCAAGGTTGGTGTGCTGAGGCTATAAATAAAACCTATGGTGCTTCAATGGATTTGGTTACTCTCAAAAAGGCATGA
- the LOC127096132 gene encoding uncharacterized protein LOC127096132, which produces MDRTWMYDRVYSNRHGLKEEYVRGVKDFVKRALKQPICKSEGGIRCPCINCKCLKIRTPTNVRLHLYRDGFQPDYWIWTQHGEVELNVNTRNDSNSSEHVHHDDQIEAMNQMVNDAFRPYGVFSHVNDNIEVEEYTEDEFPNEDAKRFYDKLISFNKPIYEGATQSILSISTQLLEIRSNWHVPQKGLDFVAQMLKSVCPVQKCLPDNYYQATQLVSKLGLKVEKIDCCKNGCMLYYKDDSNLSECKFCNAPRFIPRKTGMGKYKDIPVKRMFYFPIIPRLQRLYASTESASEMRWHHMNKNSSNILRHPSDGKAWKHFDSVYPDFSREPRNVRLGLCSDGFTPYIQASASPYSCWPIIVTPYNLPPEMCMTKPYLFLACLIPGPKNPKLKIDVYLQPLIDDLHRLWSNGILTYDISTKQNFIMKACLMWTINDFPAYGMLSGWGTQGKLACPHCMEHTDAFTLKSGHKNSWFDCHRRFLPSNHSFRRSKRSFLKNRVVTNEPPPISTGKDIWAVISNFPKVTEIGWEAKWKEFEGYGVDHNWKKRSIFWDLPYWKDNLLRHNLDVMHIEKNVFDNIFNTVMNVKDKTKDNEKAREDLAKLCFRGDLELQPLENGKNGKPKASYTLTKSEAKLVCKWLKELRMPDGYASNLSRCANVEKGTVHGMKSHDCHVFMECLLPIAFHSLPDLVWKPLTELSRFFKDLCCNTLRMDDLIKLDENIPIIICKLERIFPPGFFDSMEHLPIHLAKEEILGGPVQYRWMYPFERFMGVSKRAVTNKARVEGSICSDYIHRETNYFCSHYFNSFRLLPTINLSNKPHLDNDDILPTMSILQSGGRPSGKSRKYFLSDKEWKSSHVHVLINCDEVKPYLDIFLENHSLDIEDSSGRIHIEFPIWLKKYVNEETNGVTNQDIIALYRSPASMAISWNMYFINGYKFHTEEWSKGRKTSNCGVHVKGLAEGGNTDFYGIIKHIFELDYFGLKHKIPVFYCEWFDPTRNTGTKVHPQYKTVDIKMDKRYRPYDPFILAQNARQVYYVPYPEMCRDMRGWCAAITTKPRGRVEIDNIEDEVPYQSDGMLPALPNVEIEAISCLRDMSQLDVFEEIFDCSTSEADRGH; this is translated from the exons ATGGATCGTACTTGGATGTACGATAGAGTATATTCCAATAGACACGGATTGAAAGAAGAGTATGTTCGCGGGGTTAAAGACTTCGTAAAGAGGGCTTTGAAACAACCTATTTGTAAATCTGAGGGAGGGATAAGGTGTCCGTGTATAAATTGCAAGTGTCTCAAGATAAGAACACCAACTAATGTTAGACTTCACTTGTATCGAGATGGATTTCAACCAGACTATTGGATTTGGACTCAACATGGAGAAGTAGAGCTCAATGTTAATACAAGGAATGATTCAAATAGTAGTGAGCATGTGCATCATGATGACCAAATTGAGGCAATGAATCAGATGGTTAATGATGCTTTTAGGCCTTATGGAGTATTCTCTCACGTGAATGATAACATAGAAGTTGAGGAATATACGGAGGATGAGTTTCCCAATGAAGATGCCAAACGATTTTATGACAAGTTGATATCTTTCAACAAGCCCATTTATGAGGGAGCTACCCAATCAATATTATCAATATCTACTCAACTTCTTGAAATTAGGTCTAATTGGCATGTACCACAAAAAGGTTTAGATTTTGTTGCACAAATGCTTAAAAGTGTATGTCCAGTTCAAAAATGCTTGCCCGATAACTATTACCAAGCAACACAGTTGGTATCTAAGTTAGGGCTAAAGGTTGAGAAGATTGATTGTTGTAAGAATGGTTGTATGTTATATTACAAGGATGATAGCAATCTATCAGAGTGCAAATTTTGTAATGCTCCTAGGTTCATTCCTCGCAAGACTGGCATGGGAAAGTACAAAGATATCCCAGTGAAGAGAATGTTCTACTTCCCAATCATTCCCAGATTACAAAGATTGTATGCATCAACTGAGTCGGCAAGTGAAATGAGATGGCATCACATGAACAAAAATAGTTCCAACATCCTTCGCCACCCGTCAGATGGAAAAGCATGGAAACATTTTGATAGTGTATATCCTGACTTTTCTAGGGAACCCAGAAATGTAAGGTTGGGTCTGTGTTCAGATGGTTTTACTCCTTACATTCAAGCGTCTGCTTCTCCATACTCATGTTGGCCAATAATAGTTACTCCGTATAATCTCCCCCCTGAAATGTGCATGACCAAACCATACTTGTTTTTGGCATGCCTCATACCCGGACCTAAAAACCCTAAATTAAAGATAGATGTCTACTTGCAACCATTGATTGATGATCTACATCGATTGTGGTCCAATGGAATATTGACCTATGATATATCTACAAAACAAAACTTCATCATGAAAGCCTGCTTGATGTGgacaattaatgattttccagccTATGGTATGTTATCTGGATGGGGAACACAAGGTAAattggcatgccctcattgtATGGAACACACTGATGCTTTCACCTTGAAAAGTGGCCATAAGAATTCCTGGTTTGACTGTCATCGTCGTTTCTTGCCATCTAATCACTCCTTCAGAAGGAGTAAAAGAAGTTTCCTAAAAAATAGGGTTGTGACCAATGAGCCACCTCCCATTTCCACAGGGAAAGATATATGGGCGGTAATAAGTAATTTTCCAAAAGTTACTGAAATTGGATGGGAGGCGAAATGGAAAGAATTCGAAGGGTATGGAGTGGATCACAATTGGAAAAAGCGAAGTATTTTTTGGGATCTCCCATATTGGAAGGATAATTTGTTAAGGCATAACCTCGATGTGATGCACATAGAAAAAAACGTCTTCGATAATATATTTAATACTGTCATGAATGTTAAGGATAAAACAAAGGATAATGAAAAGGCAAGAGAAGACTTGGCTAAATTATGCTTTCGCGGGGACTTGGAGCTCCAACCCTTAGAAAACGGAAAGAATGGTAAACCAAAGGCTAGTTACACTCTAACCAAATCTGAAGCCAAGTTGGTTTGTAAATGGCTTAAGGAATTGAGAATGCCAGATGGCTATGCTTCAAACCTCAGTAGGTGTGCGAATGTAGAAAAGGGTACGGTGCATGGGATGAAGAGCCATGATTGTCATGTTTTCATGGAATGTTTACTCCCAATTGCATTCCATTCATTGCCAGATTTGGTTTGGAAACCATTAACTGAGCTAAGTCGATTCTTTAAAGATCTTTGTTGCAATACATTGAGGATGGACGACTTAATTAAGTTGGATGAGAATATTCCAATTATCATATGCAAGTTGGAAAGGATTTTTCCACCAGGTTTCTTTGACTCAATGGAGCATCTTCCAATCCATCTTGCCAAAGAAGAAATTCTAGGTGGTCCAGTACAGTACCGATGGATGTATCCATTCGAAAG ATTTATGGGAGTCTCAAAGAGGGCAGTGACAAATAAGGCTAGAGTTGAAGGTTCCATATGCAGTGATTATATACATCGCGAGACAAATTACTTTTGCTCTCATTATTTCAACTCTTTCCGTTTGTTGCCAACCATAAATCTTAGTAACAAACCTCATTTAGACAATGATGACATTCTACCTACAATGTCCATTCTACAAAGTGGCGGTCGACCAAGTGGGAAGTCACGAAAATATTTTCTATCTGATAAGGAATGGAAGTCTTCACATGTGCATGTCTTGATAAATTGTGATGAGGTTAAACCATATCTTGA CATATTCTTAGAGAACCACTCTCTAGATATAGAAGATTCATCTGGGCGCATACATATAGAGTTTCCCATATGGCTGAAGAAATATGTAAATGAGGAGACAAATGGAGTTACTAACCAAGATATAATTGCCTTGTATCGCAGTCCTGCATCAATGGCCATATCATGGAACATGTATTTTATCAATGGGTACAAGTTTCATACTGAAGAATGGAGCAAAGGTAGAAAAACTAGCAATTGTGGTGTGCACGTGAAAGGTCTTGCAGAAGGAGGAAATACTGATTTTTATGGAATAATCAAACATATCTTTGAGCTAGATTACTTTGGTCTGAAGCATAAGATTCCAGTTTTTTATTGTGAATGGTTTGATCCAACAAGGAATACGGGCACAAAGGTTCACCCACAATATAAAACTGTGGATATTAAGATGGATAAACGTTATCGTCCTTATGATCCTTTCATCCTTGCGCAAAATGCAAGACAAGTGTATTATGTCCCATATCCAGAAATGTGTAGAGATATGCGTGGATGGTGTGCGGCAATCACCACAAAACCAAGGGGTCGCGTAGAGATTGACAACATAGAGGATGAAGTACCTTATCAATCTGATGGGATGTTACCGGCGCTACCCAATGTAGAAATTGAAGCAATATCTTGTTTGCGTGACATGTCACAATTAGATGTGTTTGAAGAGATTTTTGATTGCTCTACTAGTGAAGCAGATAGAGGGCATTGA